In Methanothrix sp., a genomic segment contains:
- a CDS encoding PaaI family thioesterase, which yields MDQCLTALKREFSQEPYAQLLGIEIIELEAGHAILRMRTKESMSNLFGTVHGAAIYSLLDAAFELTVNSHGTVAVALGVNVNYLSSAHPGEMLLAEGREINRSRRIASCDIRVTGGDGRLVATCQALAYRMRDRLPFLPPEDAPSTR from the coding sequence ATGGACCAATGCTTAACGGCTTTAAAGAGAGAGTTTTCCCAGGAGCCCTATGCCCAACTGTTGGGGATAGAGATCATCGAGCTGGAGGCGGGGCACGCCATCCTGAGGATGAGGACGAAGGAGAGCATGAGCAACCTCTTCGGAACAGTTCATGGGGCGGCCATATATTCCCTTCTCGATGCCGCCTTTGAGCTGACAGTCAACTCCCATGGCACAGTGGCGGTGGCACTGGGGGTAAATGTCAACTATCTGTCTTCAGCCCATCCCGGGGAGATGCTGCTGGCGGAAGGGCGGGAGATCAATCGATCCCGCAGGATAGCCTCCTGTGATATCCGGGTGACAGGAGGGGACGGCCGGCTGGTTGCCACCTGCCAGGCCCTGGCCTACAGAATGAGGGACCGACTCCCATTCCTGCCGCCTGAGGATGCTCCGAGTACACGATGA